The following nucleotide sequence is from Solanum dulcamara chromosome 7, daSolDulc1.2, whole genome shotgun sequence.
ATTTGTATAACTTGAACCCCATTTCATGATCTTCATCTAGTCCCCTCTTGCCCTACAATATTCACTTTTTACTGCAGAAAGAGGAAGTACAGATAGAAGAAAATAGGTTATGGATGGAGCATAAAAAATTGCAACATAATTGATTCCTAGAGAATTGTGTTCAGTAACACAATAGTTCAATGAATTCTACTGTCAACACTCTAACACATGTCAATGTTACTACTATATTTTTCTTCCTCAACCTTGTTCCTCTTCATATACTTCCTTTTCCCCTTTCCAGGGGTTCATATTGAGGTCAACAACCTGAAGTTCAAACATAATGCTGCAACTGACTTCACTCCTTCCACGTGGTCAGAGGCTCAAAGCTTGATCAAGAAATTTATCTACAACTATTGGGTGATCTGCCAATGGTACACTGGAAGTGCCTTATGTTTGGCAATCAAGCTAGACCAAAAGCTTGTTTCACTATGTGGCTATGCTTGCAGCAAAGATTGTTAACTACTGATAGACTCACTCACATGGGGACTTGAGGCTAATCCAACTTGTGTCCTATGCCTACAAGGACCTGAATCTCATGAACACTTGTTTGTTCACTGTCCAGTTGCTCAATCTCTAAGGTCCAGAGTACTAACGTGGATCAATAGACTAGATTGTCTTTCTACAAACAGGTATGACTTTGTGTTGTGGAATATTAAGCAGGCTAAAGGTAAATCTCAGACAGCTCAACTCTTCAAAATGGTATTTGCTGAATGTACATATGCCCTATCGAtttgagaagaagagaaaaacagtGGTAAGTATGGCCAAGGATCTAGCATATATGTGCACTGTTCGAGCTCCAACTGGACTACAAGCCTTAGTACATAGCATACAATTTTAATTTGCATTATGCCCGCTCTTGTAAAGTCTTTTTACTACTTCATATGACCTTAGCAAGCTGTGCCGACTTTGCTAAATTTGTAATGACTGTTACTCGTCATTGAttaccaaaaataaaatgaagttCAAAGCTCATATTAACTAAGATTAATGACCATTTCAACCCTCAAGCAATCAGCTTAATGCAATTACCAGTTGATTTATAGTCCAAAATTCAGAACTAATGAAGATCCAATGTgagaaaatataatttcattcataaatgACCAAACAACTCGATACATATACGAGTGATTGATCTACAATTCACGCATAAAATTCGTAGCCAACAAATCAATACATAAACGGATCCACACATAGAAAGTTCAACATGAGATAATTAATTATACCTTCAAGAGTCCAACCATAGATCCGAGGAGTAGCAGACAGCTTTGAAGTGAGTAATGCTGAAGCAGTTGCAGTGTGAAATGGAAACATCGATTCCACTCTAACACAACTCATTTCTACAGGCGACCTTCAAAATACACAATATCAAATCTATCAATCATAAATTCATACTATatactaaaaaagaaaaaatcatacTCTAACAATctgtattatttattgttagtgTAACCTGAAAATGCGAGCGGTGAGAGGTTTTTGAGTGGGAATACGGAAGGGAGAAGTCTTTGGATTGACGCCGGAGGAAATTCTGGTGGTTGCTGATCGGCAGGAGGTGGCGGCGGAGCGGAGGAAGGACCTGGCGGCGAAAGTGGCCATAATTTGTAAAAAGGGAAATAAGGAGAGGCACAAGGGCTTTGTTGAGGTTTTAGGTTGAGAAATTGGGGACTCCCATCTTCTCGTTAGTAATTTTGTTAAATTACTAAAATATCCCTATAATATGACTCGGTTTcggatatattttttatattttaaaattaaacatgaaatatttataaCTAATAAGAGTCtaaaactttatttatttgtacTTAATAAAGgagaattttaattattaagtgagtttgtttttatatgttttaacCACTTAATAGATGTGAATGATTAAAATTTGTAACAAATCTTAATATCGATAATAATCTATTTAAAGATTTCTACAAAATAGTATAGTAGTTCACCAATTTCATCTAATTCATGATTATCGTCCACCTGATCAATTAAATGTCACCACTCACCATTATAATAAGAAAATCTAAAATCACtaacttaatatttttaaaatataatttatttatttttaaaaaatattattgtgatGGTCGAATCAACTCATGTACACCTCAATTAGTTTTATAAACACCAATTAATTTTATAAGATACTTAAATATCTTTCACAAGTACAAATATTGAATATGTGTGTTTATCAAATCTTAGATATTGTtattacttttatatgattaaaattaaaACATATGTTGGTAttcgattattttttaaaaaacatgtTAGTGGAGACCATGTTTGCTTCTTTATTGTTCATTTTagcaaataaaatatagaataattaattatattttaatcatatttGATCGAAATTaactatgatatttatattaaagtCTGACTAATTTAAATTCACGTCGAATAGATCTCATTCGGATAACGTTTGCTACCAAACATTTTGCTTATTACAAATGCTTGTTTGACTTGGAtgtatatttttctttccttcttaAAACTACTACTCCCTTCGTTTCAGTAAGaaatgtttatttttattatttttttaattctacaagattaaatattatttttgattcaTTTTACATATCTTTGATTTAATACCACAAgatttaaaagttattttttacttaaaaaaaaaaaaattgtgtgaaGTCAAAATAGGACGAAATGTTTTAACAACATTATTATAATTATCTTTCAGTAGGCAAGCAATCAAGCGCCTGTAGCTCAGTGGATAGAGCGTCTGTTTCCTAAGCAGAAAGTCGTAGGTTCGACCCCTACCTGGCGcgtttattaaaaatatttttattttttggatggAGAAATAAACACACTTGAAGAAGTCAAGGGAAGTTAACACTTGTTATTTATAGTcgtaaattataatttaaatctTATTCATATATCGTgattgttttgtttttgttttgaaaGAGATATGGATGAGCCCTTTACGATATTGTGAGACATATTCAAGATTTTATGTTCTATATGTTCAAGTTAGAGGTTCTTACGATGTGTCCAGtatcaaagaaaataatttttaggaaaataagtgGATTACTTACTTATTATCTTGTGTTCGGTATGCAAGCAAAAACTATTATTCTGAAATTTACATTCGTATATAATCCATTTGTATAAACATTATGAGAGGTGGGGGTCTAGGTAGGAGTGATGGAGATGGGGGCTATGGGGGTGGAAGCGAGATGAAGATGTACAATGTCACTTGTGAAAGTTGTTTTTCCTGAATCtcttgaaagagaaaaaaacattCATGTTTTCTCTCCCTAATTTGAAGATTTCgattagaaaataatttttttaaaattttttttttttagaataatcTGCAATCGCTATAATCTTTGCCGCATCTTTTGCTATTCGAATGAGCACTCTATGATGGGTCTGCAAATTTATAAGACCATAAATGGCCAaagttatttattgtcacttaAAAGAAATACAAGCCATGATGTAAAGTTGTGTACTGTGGCCTTTATAGACAATGATTATAATGTTTCATGACATAAATAAACAACAGACATAAATAATCCTACTGAATTATTTCGATTCTCTTATCAATTAATCAAACAAGTTAAAACATTTATTCATGTGAGAAACGATTAAATATGCTGCATTTGCTTGCATGAAAAATTTGAAACACAAATCATTAATTAATGTCTTTTATTTTAGGACATTAATTCTCTAAGTCTTGTCCAATGTAGCAACGAGGTTTGGAgctataactattttttttacgAGTTTAAGTTTTATGTccttataattttttcttttatgacaatatatatatgtgtgtggtAATTCGTAACGATTTCATGAAAATATCATCGCATCtaatataaagtaaaaatgctATCACAAAgctattaaattttaatattttatatccATTTTAATAATATCTTTCGCTTTGGACCTAGTTAATCCCACAATTTTAAAATCCAtctctaaaatttatttttttatatagtccATCACAAATTAATCATTCAAAAAGTAATTTTATAGTAAAATGGAgaatctttttttcttcttctccttttgtTATGAAAAGAAGAGAAAGCTAGGCAAGATGGGGTTGTACATACCAATAGGATATATAAAGGaagtattatatttaaaaaatgtgataatatgttaagtattttttttttttttaattaaaaatctgagattcaaaacataaaaatagcTCAATGAAGTTTCATGGGCAATCCTATAAAGACgactcaatttttatttttcgaatTTAGACAACTTCACTAGGCCAGTTTTAGAGACCTTCTTATAAGTACTTTacttccaaaataaaattcttctacataattttaaattaatcgaatttcaaaaataatccGGACACCGATGGAAAACAAAAATAGAAGAATGTGGATTCCCACAAGACACAAGCAACTATAGACTTTTGAGCTTTTCTTtcactaataaaaaaaataagatgacaaaaagaaagaagaaaagagaagagggCAAAGCCTCTAACTCACCTATGAGGAATTTTGGAAATTGAAAAAAGATATGGTGTGGCCGTGTGGGGCTCAACCATGAGAGGACAATTATGAAAGGGgtctttacttttaaaaaataaaataaaataaaatagtcaatagaattcattatttattatttcaagcTGATATATATAGATTGTGCATTAAACGGTCAAGTTGGActattatcatttttgaatGTCAAGAAATAATAAGACACAACATAGCAAAGAATGAGGAACATAATGATAATATCTCATTTTTACCCCCAACAAACAAAATCACATCATGTCTTGTTGGAAAATGAATATGTCCTGCATGGTAAAAAAACAATGAGTTAGAAGTTGAAGACACCAAGATAACTTGAAAAACACACAATTGCATGAAGAAACATTTGACTAGTCTATTTTGAAAAACATCTTTTATAGGAACGATAAAAATTATTTCTGTGCGATCTATATgtcataaatttaaatattggaagCAATGAATCAGTGGTGGAGTCACTTACGATAACcttttattgaaaaattattCGATATAGCTAGATTTCTTGACTTTTatgcaattttaatttttttatattttgatatttattaGTTGAAATTTTGGCTCCGCCAATACTGcaactaatattaatatttgTTTTAAGATAACTATTTACATCCACACCCTTTAGAGTGTGACCATTTTCTGAACCTGCATGAatacataatatttttgcacctgacttttcttcttcttctgggACAATGCCCTTGAAATAGAGGAAGATGACTCTCTAACAGAAACAAGAAATATAAGTTTCACAAATAACATTTCACATTGACGATCTCTTACTCGCCCTTCAACATACTCCTCCCTTACCACCACCTCCGACTCCCATAATATTTGCTTAGACTCTCGATTATAcacatatattttaaagataatattttttgtttactTACGCAATAACCACTAGAAATGAATACGAAAATAAGTTATATTAGAACAATATTTTTTTGCACATATCAAAGATACCTTCATTGAAGTAATTTATAGCCATACAAATATTTATGGcgaaacccatcggtggccacctaaagttggcaccaattGTCACTTAGACATctcaactaggctttgttcattttagacacctcaagtaaggctccgatgtgtcattttgacactttgtgctgacttgaCACATTACGTGTGCTGCACCCATTTTAAGTGcgtgaaaaacattttttttctttaaatatatatatatatatatatatatatatatttatttattgttcttcttctttttcatttctgccatcatttcttcttctttttctttcttcttcttcttcttcattgctTGTTCTTCTTTTACAAATTTCTTTTACAAAACACAATCTTTCTCAATTTTCTTCAACACCCATTAGCCCAAAACTCATTTAATATCGACAAGTTGAATTCGCCCCCAATTCGTGACAGCAGCTTGTACTGTCCGACTGAAGCAATTCAACTTGAAAATTGATGTACCAACTTCCGAATAGGGTGTGTCTAAGTGACGAGACACTGTTTACTTGAAACACTAAATTCTACTTTGTGGTCAGAAATTCCAAAAACATCAAACTTGAAATtcaaatatataagaaaaaacaaGTGAGAGTTCATCAAGTTTGTGGATTCTTTAAGTTTTGAATTCTTTgacaatttcaaagaaaataattttatatttgtattaatctTGTCGGAAAAAATGGAGATTCGTCGAATTTTTGActcaatttaatttatatttttatttgccatTATAGcttcattttttcctttttagatGATATGGATAGCGTTATGTGGGTgttgaaggagaagaagatctgGTGGGGTGGGGAAGGGGTTGGGGTTAGGGTCggtggggttggagaagatgacggcAGGGTGGGGGAGcggttggggttggggtgggtggggttggagaagatgacggtggggtgggtggggttaatagttgttaatttctatttaaaaaaaaattatttggataaaaaaaatgtCACGTGTCATTaaattattggtcatttttttctatttaaaagtcattatttgataattatttttgatatatatatgccacgtgtctttatttaatttgctaATTTTGACACATCAGGCGAGTGCATTACACAcgcttaatatattttggtgattgtcaaaaaagtgtcaaaatgacacatcgaagCCTTACtggaggtgtctaagtgaaagttggtgccaactttagatGACCACCGATGGGTTTCgccaatatttattatattatatcaaatattttaattacattttcttaaattatacGCTTAGTTTAATGGAAAAATTAACAAGATGACAAACATTACTAGTTTATTATTCCATATGGGTATAGTTTCATTTTATTAccattatgagtatattttgcTGAGATTTGCTATAattcgtttgtatatttcactatacaattcgtgtattgcgtttgtataattcgctatataataacgtttgtataatttgttataCAATTAGTAGTTTTTGtatagcgtttgtataattcgctatacaattcgcaatttttgtataacgtttgtatattgcgctatacaattcgtgtacaacatttgtataattcattaTACAATTagcagtgtttgtatatttcggtaTACAAATAATTCGTGGATAcatcgtttgtataattcgctacaacatttgtataatgacAAATTTATGTTTGCCATTATAAGTAATTAGAGAAACTATACCCATATGGAATAATTATGCTTAAAAGATTTGTCATATATGAAATTTTCCCTAGTTTAATATCATCACATAATCTGAAACTAAGGAAGTAATAATTTTTTGGTTTAATATATAACCAACTCCTTAAACCTGAAAATGATATTCCATTTAGGCACTTAAactaaatcatattttaattgaaCACCTTAACTCCTAAAAAAATGTTTCAACACttttgattcaatttttttccacACATTTTCGATCATCTATTAGCTTTAGCCTATCTTTCAATTCCGGAGAAATTAATACTTTTATTCAAGCTTTATCCAAAACTaatttttcaattcaaaattcGATAGGCAAATGCTTACTAAAACCTAACACCTCTATTATAAacacaataattttttaaaatattttttgttacaTATAATTAAGAGAAGGAAAGAATTATAAGGTAAGAATCGAATTTCTAGACAAAGATAAAAGTTCAATTAATCAACTAAACTGAGGTACTAccaccttgtttggatggttgctatccattatattatattgttagttagatacaatatttattttgattgttacttaaattaactgtattgtattgtttaaattcattattacGTAACGACGAAAAAATCCATTTTGTATAACGATTGATTTGGTGTGGTTGCATCGTTATCTtagtattttcttttcattttgtcattacttattatttaataatttcattTTATCCTTTACTCTAACTCACAGTAACTTTACCCCGTACCCtataatttttcataaatttatcattcaaattatgAATATGTAATATTATATAACAATAGATAATAATACAATTTATCCAAATATGATATTTATTGAAAAAtgtaatattatatattatgaaacaatatataCCGACCGTCCAGAGTTAAAAACATCATCATATCTGGAAAAAGTTTTCAAAAAGacattaacatatatataatcaaatttCTCTCTTGAAACTTACAACAATGTCTTAATCACTTTTATACTTACTCTTGTCATTCTCCATTTTCCCAGAAAAAAAGAACCCAAAGATTCTTCTCCTTCAACAAATTTGATGCTTGAACATACCAAAATTTCATCAGTTTTTTCAAAAATGCATCTTCAAATCTTGCTTATACTTCTATTACCCACATTAGCTTTCTCCATTAACCAAGAAACCCTCTATTTACACACCATAAAGCTCGGATTTGATGACCCAAATGGTGTTTTTTCAAACTGGAATCTTCATGATAACTCCTCACCCTGTAACTGGTTTGGTGTAAAATGCGACTTGTTAACTCGTTCTGTTACATCTATTGACCTCTCCAATACCAATATCGCTGGCCCATTTCCGGCTTCTCTTCTTTGCCGGCTCAGGAATATCAAGTACATTTCATTCTTCAATAACTCCATTAACTCGACGATTCCGGTGCGGGAGTTATCTGGTTGTAAATCTCTTGTCCATCTCGATTTAGCTCAAAATCTCTTAGTGGGTAGTCTTCCATCGAGTTTGGCGGAGCTTCCTGAGCTGAAATATCTTGATTTGACCGGAAATAACTTTACCGGCGAAATTCCGGCGAGTTTTGGGGGTTTCCGGCGACTTGAAGTTTTGGGTCTGGTTGAAAATTTGTTAACCGGAGCTATCCCCCCGGAGATTGGAAACATTTCGACTTTGAAACAACTGAATTTGTCGTACAACCCGTTTTATCCGGGCCGGATCCCGCCGGAGATTGGGAACCTCACGAATCTCGAGGTGCTATGGTTAACTGACTGTGGGTTAATCGGTGAGGTTCCGGGTACATTGAGGCGATTAAATAAGCTTATTAACTTGGACCTGGCGTTAAACAACTTGTACGGTCCAATTCCGAGCTGGCTCACTGAGTTAACTACTGTTGAGCAAATTGAGCTGTATAACAACTCGTTTTCCGGCGAGTTTCCGTCGAATGGGTGGTATAATATGACGGCATTGAGGCGGATCGATGTGTCGATGAACCACGTCACCGGGTCGATTCCGAATGAGTTGTGTGAGTTGCCACTTGAGTCACTCAATCTTTATGAGAATCAATTATATGGTGAGTTACCAATAGCCATTGCAAATTCACGtaatttatatgaattaaaGCTCTTTCATAATAGTTTAAATGGAAGTTTACCTAAAGATCTTGGTAAATTTTCGCCTTTAGTATGGATTGATGTTTCAAACAATGAGTTTTCCGGGGAAATTCCGGTGAATTTGTGTGGAAATGGGGTTTTAGAGGAGGTTTTGATGATCGATAACTCGTTTTCCGGTGGAATTCCGGGGAGTTTAAGCCAATGCTGGAGCTTATTACGTGTGAGATTAGCACGTAATAAGTTCTCCGGCGATGTTCCAGTGGAATTTTGGGGGCTGCCAAAGCTTTCCCTACTTGAGCTAACGGACAATTCTTTTTCTGGTGGAATCGCGAAAACTATAGCTGGTGCATCAAATTTATCAGCTTTGATTTTGTCGAAGAACGAATTTTCGGGTAATATTCCTGAAGAGATTGGTTTTTTGGAAAATCTACTTGATTTTGTGGGAAATGATAACAAGTTTTCAGGATCGTTGCCGGTTAGTATAGTGAATCTTGAGAAATTGGAAAGAATGGATTTTCACAACAATGAATTAAGTGGTAAGTTTCCAAGTGGGGTTCATTCTTTGAAGAAATTGAATGAATTGAACCTGGCAAATAATGATCTTTCTGGCGATATTCCCCGGGAAATCGGGAGCTTGTCTGTTTTGAACTATCTTGACCTATCAAGAAACAAGTTTTCAGGGGAAATTCCGGTTGAGTTGCAGAATTTGAAGCTCAATCAGCTGAATTTATCGAATAATGGCCTTTCGGGTGGTATTCCTCCTTCGTATGCAAAGGGAAGGTACAAGAATAGCTTCTTGGGGAATCCTGGTTTATGTGGAGATATTGGAGGTTTATGTGATGGAAAAGATGAAGGTAAAACTGCTGGTTATGTATGGTTACTGAGTTTGCTTTTCGTACTTGCTGTTTTGGTGTTCGTTGTTGGGGTGGTTTCGATCTATTGGAAGTATAGGAATTTCAAGAAAGCAAAGAGGCTGGATAGATCAAAATGGACTTTGATGTCGTTTCATAAGTTGGATTTCGATGAGTATGAAATACTGGAAGCTCTAGACGAAGACAACTTGATTGGCAGTGGTTCTTCCGGGAAGGTTTACAAGGTTGTTTTGAGTAACGGTGAGGCTGCTGCTGTGAAAAAACTTTCAAGAAGTTTGAAAATAACAGATGAGAGTTGTGACATTGAGAAAGGTAACTTTCACGACGATGGATTTGAAGCGGAGGTTGAGACATTGGGCAAGATTCGACACAAGAACATCGTTAAGCTATGGTGTTTTTGTACAACAAAGGGTTGCAAACTTTTGGTTTACGAGTACATGCCTAACGGAAGCTTGGGCGATTTGCTACACAGCAGCAAAAGCGGGTTGTTGGATTGGCCTATGAGATGTAAGATAGCTATAGATGCTGCAGAGGGACTCTCATATTTGCATCATGATTGTGCTCCTCCGATTGTTCACAGAGACTTTAAGTC
It contains:
- the LOC129896359 gene encoding protein NUCLEAR FUSION DEFECTIVE 6, mitochondrial-like isoform X3, encoding MATFAARSFLRSAATSCRSATTRISSGVNPKTSPFRIPTQKPLTARIFRSPVEMSCVRVESMFPFHTATASALLTSKLSATPRIYGWTLEDG
- the LOC129896359 gene encoding protein NUCLEAR FUSION DEFECTIVE 6, mitochondrial-like isoform X4; translation: MATFAARSFLRSAATSCRSATTRISSGVNPKTSPFRIPTQKPLTARIFRSPVEMSCVRVESMFPFHTATASALLTSKLSATPRIYGWTLEGL
- the LOC129896359 gene encoding protein NUCLEAR FUSION DEFECTIVE 6, mitochondrial-like isoform X1, whose protein sequence is MATFAARSFLRSAATSCRSATTRISSGVNPKTSPFRIPTQKPLTARIFRSPVEMSCVRVESMFPFHTATASALLTSKLSATPRIYGWTLEDCNDDA
- the LOC129896359 gene encoding protein NUCLEAR FUSION DEFECTIVE 6, mitochondrial-like isoform X2 is translated as MATFAARSFLRSAATSCRSATTRISSGVNPKTSPFRIPTQKPLTARIFRSPVEMSCVRVESMFPFHTATASALLTSKLSATPRIYGWTLEDCNDDL
- the LOC129896525 gene encoding receptor-like protein kinase HSL1, translated to MLEHTKISSVFSKMHLQILLILLLPTLAFSINQETLYLHTIKLGFDDPNGVFSNWNLHDNSSPCNWFGVKCDLLTRSVTSIDLSNTNIAGPFPASLLCRLRNIKYISFFNNSINSTIPVRELSGCKSLVHLDLAQNLLVGSLPSSLAELPELKYLDLTGNNFTGEIPASFGGFRRLEVLGLVENLLTGAIPPEIGNISTLKQLNLSYNPFYPGRIPPEIGNLTNLEVLWLTDCGLIGEVPGTLRRLNKLINLDLALNNLYGPIPSWLTELTTVEQIELYNNSFSGEFPSNGWYNMTALRRIDVSMNHVTGSIPNELCELPLESLNLYENQLYGELPIAIANSRNLYELKLFHNSLNGSLPKDLGKFSPLVWIDVSNNEFSGEIPVNLCGNGVLEEVLMIDNSFSGGIPGSLSQCWSLLRVRLARNKFSGDVPVEFWGLPKLSLLELTDNSFSGGIAKTIAGASNLSALILSKNEFSGNIPEEIGFLENLLDFVGNDNKFSGSLPVSIVNLEKLERMDFHNNELSGKFPSGVHSLKKLNELNLANNDLSGDIPREIGSLSVLNYLDLSRNKFSGEIPVELQNLKLNQLNLSNNGLSGGIPPSYAKGRYKNSFLGNPGLCGDIGGLCDGKDEGKTAGYVWLLSLLFVLAVLVFVVGVVSIYWKYRNFKKAKRLDRSKWTLMSFHKLDFDEYEILEALDEDNLIGSGSSGKVYKVVLSNGEAAAVKKLSRSLKITDESCDIEKGNFHDDGFEAEVETLGKIRHKNIVKLWCFCTTKGCKLLVYEYMPNGSLGDLLHSSKSGLLDWPMRCKIAIDAAEGLSYLHHDCAPPIVHRDFKSNNILLDGEFGARVADFGVAKAIDVNEKGTKSMSVIAGSCGYIAPEYAYTLRVNEKSDIYSFGVVILELVTGKLPVDPEYGEKDLVRWVCATLDQKSIDHVIDPKLDSCFKDDICKVLNIGLLCTKPLPINRPSMRKVVKMLQEVGGGDQFKTASTDGKLTPYYHEDALDQGNVA